A DNA window from Schistocerca gregaria isolate iqSchGreg1 chromosome 2, iqSchGreg1.2, whole genome shotgun sequence contains the following coding sequences:
- the LOC126335028 gene encoding trehalase-like — protein sequence MFLESKVILCLALMSLVSGSDTLPPTCDSNIYCYGELLHTVQMASIFSDSKTFVDMKLKYPPNETLQRFDEMMNRTKKNPTRFDIEVFLNDTFEPAGSEFEEWDPEDWVEHPAFLDRIHDPDLRDWARKLNLLWKFLGRKIRTDVKNNPDHYSIIYVPNPVIVPGGRFREFYYWDSYWIVRGLLVSQMYNTVKGMLHNLLSIVDLYGFIPNGGRKYYAMRSQPPLLIPMIKSYVDETKDIDFVKEHIVTMEKEFQHWMVNHTIKIEKDGVQYKLARYFDLSSGPRPESYREDYTSAQIFRTAEEKEAFYSELKTAAESGWDFSTRWFILNATNKGNLTNLKVRYIIPVDLNSIIFWNAKILSDFFMNVVNDTEKSSMYEEIAEQWKEAVTKVLWHEEVGAWLDYDTINEIKRDYFYPSNLAPLWTGCYYQSDMTSDRVAKIMKYLEKSQIMTNQGGIPTTMEHSGEQWDYPNAWPPLQYIMIMGLNATGDDWAKALALELTERWVHSNYKAFNSSEAMFEKYDATVPGGYGGGGEYEVQLGFGWTNGIILEFLDKYGDILQPEDQFNIQAARLAGVGIMSAATNLVLVCLSVAFLLSI from the coding sequence ATGTTCCTCGAAAGCAAAGTCATTctgtgccttgctttgatgtcactCGTCTCTGGAAGCGACACTCTGCCTCCGACATGCGATAGCAACATATACTGCTATGGAGAATTGCTCCACACAGTGCAGATGGCATCAATTTTCTCCGATTCGAAAACATTCGTGGACATGAAATTGAAATATCCTCCAAATGAGACACTCCAACGTTTTGATGAAATGATGAATCGAACAAAGAAAAATCCTACACGTTTTGATATTGAAGTTTTTCTAAATGATACATTTGAACCAGCAGGCTCTGAATTTGAGGAGTGGGATCCAGAAGATTGGGTTGAGCATCCTGCATTTCTTGACAGAATCCATGATCCAGATTTGCGTGACTGGGCTAGAAAATTGAATTTGTTGTGGAAGTTCTTGGGCAGAAAGATAAGAACTGAtgtgaaaaataatcctgatcattATTCAATTATATATGTGCCAAATCCTGTAATTGTCCCTGGAGGGCGATTCAGAGAGTTCTACTATTGGGATtcttactggattgtaaggggccTTTTGGTGTCGCAGATGTATAATACTGTTAAGGGCATGTTACATAATTTATTATCAATTGTTGACCTTTATGGATTTATTCCAAATGGCGGCAGAAAATATTATGCTATGCGTTCACAGCCTCCACTACTTATTCCTATGATAAAAAGTTATGTTGATGAGACAAAGGATATTGACTTTGTCAAGGAACATATTGTCACCATGGAGAAAGAGTTTCAACATTGGATGGTCAATCACACCATCAAAATAGAAAAAGATGGTGTTCAGTATAAATTGGCGAGATACTTTGATCTGTCCTCAGGACCTCGACCTGAGTCATACAGAGAGGATTACACAAGTGCCCAAATATTCAGAACAGCAGAAGAAAAGGAAGCGTTCTATTCAGAGCTAAAAACTGCTGCTGAATCAGGTTGGGATTTTTCAACTAGATGGTTTATTTTGAATGCAACAAATAAGGGTAATCTTACAAATCTTAAAGTGAGGTACATTATTCCTGTAGACTTAAATTCAATAATATTTTGGAATGCAAAGATACTTTCTGATTTTTTTATGAATGTTGTTAATGACACAGAAAAGTCTAGTATGTATGAAGAAATTGCTGAACAGTGGAAGGAAGCAGTGACCAAAGTTTTATGGCATGAGGAAGTTGGTGCTTGGTTGGATTACGACACAATCAATGAGATCAAGAGAGATTATTTCTACCCTTCAAATCTGGCACCATTGTGGACAGGCTGCTACTATCAAAGTGATATGACTAGTGATCGTGTGGCAAAAATTATGAAATACTTGGAGAAATCGCAAATTATGACAAATCAAGGTGGTATACCTACGACAATGGAGCACAGTGGTGAACAGTGGGACTATCCAAATGCTTGGCCCCCTCTTCAGTATATAATGATCATGGGCCTGAACGCTACTGGAGATGACTGGGCGAAAGCACTGGCACTAGAGTTGACAGAGAGGTGGGTACATTCCAACTATAAAGCTTTTAATTCATCAGAAGCAATGTTCGAAAAGTATGATGCAACTGTCCCTGGAGGTTATGGAGGTGGTGGAGAGTATGAGGTACAGCTTGGGTTTGGTTGGACAAATGGCATTATACTGGAATTTCTTGATAAATATGGTGACATACTGCAGCCCGAAGACCAGTTCAACATACAGGCTGCTAGACTGGCAGGTGTAGGCATCATGTCAGCAGCAACAAATCTTGTTTTAGTCTGTCTTTCAGTGGCATTTCTGTTAAGTATATGA